Proteins encoded together in one Thalassotalea crassostreae window:
- a CDS encoding DUF1523 family protein — translation MQASKSRFNIKNSITAFFTNKFKFLYSFVFTLFVVTSSVIFIYAPSYKTVEITGTEAKRSQVDETNAQAYVDTYYIYTTEVNKSFVLRNEDNWVYFKFDSADTQAEAQNVQGTTSVVKYYGFRSNILSIFPNVLSIEKTNTPVNGLSWLGYVGLTLNFILFSYFAFKLIRLRRRLKASITLPETSKEQLEDKS, via the coding sequence ATGCAAGCTTCAAAATCTCGATTTAACATTAAAAACAGCATAACTGCTTTTTTTACCAATAAGTTTAAATTTTTGTATTCCTTCGTGTTTACTTTATTTGTTGTGACTAGCAGCGTAATTTTTATCTACGCTCCTTCTTATAAAACGGTAGAAATAACAGGTACTGAAGCTAAGCGTTCACAAGTTGATGAAACCAATGCACAAGCCTACGTTGATACGTATTACATCTACACTACAGAAGTGAATAAATCGTTTGTACTACGCAATGAAGATAACTGGGTTTACTTTAAATTTGATAGTGCCGACACACAGGCAGAAGCTCAAAACGTTCAAGGCACAACATCTGTTGTAAAGTATTACGGTTTCCGCTCAAATATTTTATCAATATTCCCTAACGTATTATCGATTGAAAAAACAAACACACCAGTAAATGGTTTATCTTGGTTAGGCTATGTTGGTTTAACATTAAACTTTATATTGTTTAGCTACTTCGCATTTAAACTTATTCGATTAAGAAGAAGACTTAAAGCCAGCATTACGTTGCCAGAAACAAGCAAAGAACAGTTGGAAGATAAGTCATAG
- a CDS encoding DUF1294 domain-containing protein, with product MRHKGKLTQWNDDKGFGFITPMIKGPQVFVHIKDFEHRGTRPVVGQVITYQLSKDKQNRPCAIKATLSGQKLKTKSAQKQNTVALLFASSFMVAIIGLVAVQWLPWRIGAAYAVLSVITFWLYAFDKHKAQKGYWRTSERSLHLFALVGGWPGAVFAQQKLRHKSKKLSFRVELILMVLLNIAGLYWLYDNHWQVLGFQF from the coding sequence ATGCGACATAAAGGAAAGTTAACCCAATGGAATGATGACAAAGGTTTTGGCTTCATCACCCCGATGATAAAAGGACCGCAAGTTTTTGTGCACATAAAAGATTTCGAACATCGTGGTACAAGACCGGTTGTCGGACAAGTCATTACTTATCAATTATCAAAAGATAAACAAAATAGACCTTGCGCTATTAAGGCAACGCTTTCAGGACAAAAATTGAAGACCAAATCAGCGCAAAAACAAAATACAGTAGCACTATTGTTTGCCAGCTCATTCATGGTAGCCATTATTGGCTTAGTAGCGGTGCAATGGCTTCCATGGCGCATTGGCGCAGCTTATGCGGTGTTGAGCGTGATCACATTTTGGTTGTATGCCTTTGATAAACACAAAGCGCAAAAGGGATACTGGCGAACCAGCGAGCGAAGCTTGCATCTATTTGCATTAGTCGGCGGCTGGCCGGGTGCTGTTTTCGCTCAACAAAAATTGCGTCACAAATCCAAAAAACTGTCTTTTAGAGTCGAATTAATTCTTATGGTTTTGCTCAATATCGCTGGGCTTTATTGGTTATATGATAACCACTGGCAAGTGCTTGGGTTTCAGTTTTAA
- a CDS encoding GNAT family N-acetyltransferase — MGSKIDMQLCVPVALNHKHNCCNFDCENDTLNQWLYKRALKNQQSGASKTFVTCLGDNVAGFYSLSTGSIEHKYVSAALKRNMPAPIPIIILSRLAVDHSFKGKGLGKHLLKDALLRILQVSQNIGVRAVVVHAINQDVIEFYKQFGFQQSPLTSHTLYLSVRSIKLALSN, encoded by the coding sequence ATGGGAAGCAAAATAGACATGCAACTTTGTGTTCCTGTTGCATTAAATCATAAGCACAACTGCTGCAATTTTGATTGCGAAAACGATACGTTAAATCAGTGGCTTTACAAACGGGCTCTTAAAAACCAACAAAGTGGCGCTTCAAAAACCTTCGTAACTTGTTTAGGCGATAACGTTGCAGGTTTCTATTCTTTATCAACTGGCAGTATTGAACATAAATACGTATCAGCAGCACTTAAACGTAATATGCCAGCCCCAATCCCAATTATCATTTTATCTAGGCTTGCGGTAGATCATTCTTTTAAGGGAAAAGGACTTGGTAAGCACCTGTTAAAAGATGCGTTACTTAGAATATTGCAGGTGTCACAAAACATCGGGGTAAGAGCTGTTGTGGTACACGCTATCAATCAAGACGTAATCGAGTTTTATAAACAGTTTGGATTTCAACAATCACCGTTAACATCACACACGTTATACCTATCCGTTAGATCGATTAAATTAGCTCTATCAAATTAG
- a CDS encoding DUF1778 domain-containing protein: MAKTAPINMRVEPAQQDLLTKAAAALNMDRSTFILNVACKEAENVLLDQRIFNLDEEQFAQFEQAINEPVAHYKLSKLMSEKSPWEAK, translated from the coding sequence ATGGCTAAGACAGCCCCAATAAATATGCGTGTTGAGCCGGCGCAGCAAGATTTATTAACGAAAGCTGCTGCGGCTTTAAATATGGATCGCAGCACGTTTATACTTAATGTTGCATGCAAAGAAGCAGAGAATGTATTGCTCGATCAGCGGATTTTTAATTTAGATGAAGAGCAATTTGCTCAATTTGAGCAAGCGATAAATGAACCCGTTGCACATTATAAGTTAAGCAAGTTAATGTCAGAAAAATCCCCATGGGAAGCAAAATAG
- a CDS encoding HNH endonuclease family protein encodes MQKYFVVCLVAVSILFSGDVFAAEIKKSKSAICHSVDSPYYARVKNFDSFSSLSACLNSGGRMPKGMQSPSQSYDQSVTQSNANVSSNNLTYYKRSQFGSGWADLDKDCQNSRMEALVSQSVGPVHFKDAKQCKVRAGKWISPFTGNVIYDASVIDIDHVVPLKWAWDHGASDWSYSQRVAFANDPANLLSVERGLNRQKGAKGVDEWLPPANQCQYISRFMRVMKTYKLKPSEQVMSSYENARARYCA; translated from the coding sequence GTGCAAAAATACTTTGTAGTCTGCCTTGTGGCGGTGAGTATACTGTTCAGTGGTGATGTGTTTGCCGCTGAGATTAAAAAATCTAAGTCAGCTATCTGTCATTCTGTTGATAGTCCTTATTATGCACGCGTTAAAAACTTCGATTCGTTCTCTTCTCTTTCTGCTTGTTTAAACTCTGGTGGTCGTATGCCAAAGGGGATGCAATCGCCTAGTCAGTCTTATGATCAATCAGTTACTCAATCAAATGCTAACGTATCTTCAAATAACTTAACCTATTACAAACGCAGTCAATTTGGCAGTGGTTGGGCTGATTTAGATAAAGATTGCCAAAACTCCCGTATGGAAGCGTTGGTGAGTCAATCGGTTGGTCCTGTGCATTTTAAAGACGCTAAACAGTGTAAGGTGCGCGCTGGTAAGTGGATCTCACCATTTACTGGTAATGTTATCTATGATGCGAGTGTGATTGATATAGACCACGTGGTGCCGCTTAAGTGGGCATGGGATCATGGTGCAAGTGATTGGAGTTATTCGCAGCGTGTCGCATTTGCTAATGACCCGGCTAACTTGTTAAGTGTTGAACGTGGTTTAAATCGTCAAAAGGGCGCGAAGGGTGTTGATGAGTGGTTACCGCCGGCAAATCAATGTCAGTACATCTCACGTTTTATGCGAGTAATGAAAACCTATAAGCTCAAACCAAGCGAGCAGGTAATGTCTTCCTATGAAAATGCGCGTGCTAGGTATTGTGCTTAA
- a CDS encoding SPOR domain-containing protein — protein sequence MDYINKTVKQKSTKAKQRKTRAIAKLIVSTAFVSLSSYAAYVLIASPSAKEQTAEHANPHQNVAKTQSSVTASVPKVEVAPAPKEQFDYPKILAIEKITGEESNYDIPAATPHQLRCGAFKNKDDANKLAAKLNKITKVRVTPQGSWHVVTSPFLQNKRTAENLKNKIRKTVNVYDCVLRKQ from the coding sequence ATGGATTACATAAATAAAACAGTAAAACAAAAGTCGACAAAAGCTAAACAAAGAAAAACTCGCGCGATAGCAAAACTTATTGTCAGCACGGCTTTTGTATCTCTATCGTCCTATGCAGCTTACGTACTAATAGCGAGTCCTTCAGCGAAAGAGCAAACTGCTGAGCATGCGAATCCTCATCAAAACGTGGCGAAGACGCAATCATCTGTAACAGCAAGCGTCCCGAAAGTTGAAGTTGCACCAGCACCAAAAGAGCAATTCGATTATCCAAAAATTTTAGCGATTGAAAAAATTACTGGTGAGGAAAGCAATTATGATATTCCTGCTGCAACTCCGCACCAACTTCGTTGTGGCGCGTTTAAAAACAAAGATGATGCCAATAAACTTGCCGCCAAACTCAACAAAATCACTAAGGTAAGAGTAACACCGCAAGGCTCTTGGCATGTGGTAACCAGCCCATTTTTGCAAAACAAAAGAACAGCAGAAAACCTCAAGAATAAGATCAGAAAAACTGTTAACGTTTATGATTGCGTTTTGAGAAAACAATAA